In Priestia megaterium NBRC 15308 = ATCC 14581, the following proteins share a genomic window:
- a CDS encoding SDR family oxidoreductase, with amino-acid sequence MKVLVVGANGTTGKQVVEKVANSKHHEAYAMIRDEKQADALKKLGANVVLGDLEQDVSDALKGMDAVIFAAGSGGHTGDEKTIAVDQNGAKNIIDEAKNQGAKRFVMLSSMGTDAPEQGPEGLQLYLRAKAIADEYLKQSNLQYTIVRPGTLSNDQATGKIDINNDIEDKSQTIPRADVAAVLVECLNEEATIGKTFEMLAGETEIEQAIKFTH; translated from the coding sequence ATGAAAGTATTAGTTGTTGGAGCAAACGGAACAACGGGAAAACAAGTGGTAGAAAAAGTTGCAAACAGCAAGCATCACGAAGCTTATGCGATGATTCGCGACGAAAAGCAAGCAGACGCGTTAAAGAAGCTGGGTGCCAACGTTGTGCTTGGTGACTTGGAGCAAGATGTTTCAGATGCTTTAAAAGGTATGGACGCTGTCATATTTGCAGCAGGTTCTGGAGGACATACGGGAGACGAAAAAACAATCGCTGTGGATCAAAACGGCGCTAAAAATATCATTGATGAAGCAAAAAATCAAGGTGCAAAGCGCTTTGTTATGTTAAGTTCAATGGGAACAGACGCACCTGAACAAGGACCAGAAGGCTTACAGCTTTACCTGCGTGCGAAAGCGATAGCGGATGAATACTTAAAGCAGTCTAATCTACAGTATACAATTGTACGACCAGGAACTTTATCGAATGATCAAGCTACTGGGAAAATTGATATCAATAATGATATTGAAGATAAATCTCAGACGATTCCCCGAGCAGATGTAGCAGCCGTGCTTGTAGAATGTCTAAACGAAGAAGCTACGATAGGAAAAACGTTTGAAATGCTAGCTGGAGAAACTGAAATCGAACAAGCTATCAAATTTACTCATTAA
- the clpB gene encoding ATP-dependent chaperone ClpB, with protein MDINKMTQKLQEGVMEAQSEAIKRNQQEVDIAHLLYTLIHQQDGIAPRILDHLHIDHQSFQQQVNQLLAKKPAVTGSGAEAGKVYITNKLQQLFVKAQEEASRLQDDYVSVEHIFLALAQEPSSSEYGKLFSSHGITKKALQDVLTSLRGNQRITSQNPEVTYEALAKYGRDLVAEVRAGNIDPVIGRDGEIRRVIRILSRKTKNNPVLIGEPGVGKTAIVEGLAQRIVRRDVPEGLKDKTIFSLDMGALVAGAKFRGEFEERLKAVLQEVKKSNGQILLFIDELHTIVGAGRTDGAMDAGNILKPMLARGELHCIGATTLDEYRQYIEKDPALERRFQQVLVEEPSVEDTISILRGLKERFEIHHGVNIHDRAIVSAAVMSDRYISDRFLPDKAIDLIDEACATIRTEIDSMPSELDEVTRRVMQLEIEEAALSKETDQASITRLEAIRKEVSDLRERADTMKLQWEKEKQSIQTVQDVREQLEKAKRDLEEAEGKYDLNKAAELRHGRIPALEKELKQLEETAAEKAQENRLLREEVTEEEIAEIVGRWTGIPVSKLVEGEREKLLKLESILQQRVIGQDEAVSLVTDAVIRARAGIKDPNRPIGSFIFLGPTGVGKTELAKTLAHSLFDSEEQMVRIDMSEYMEKHAVSRLIGAPPGYVGYEEGGQLTEAVRRKPYSVVLLDEIEKAHPEVFNVLLQILDDGRATDSKGKVIDFKNTVIIMTSNIGSQFLLDGLTSEGEITEKAREQVMAQLRQHFRPEFLNRVDDTILFKPLTVHEVKGIIDKLLVQLEKRLSDRHISLTLTEEAKNYIAASGFDPVYGARPLKRFIQKYIETKIARELIAGQIEDYSQVTVDVKDDEFVVSV; from the coding sequence ATGGATATAAATAAAATGACCCAAAAATTGCAAGAAGGCGTGATGGAAGCGCAGTCCGAAGCTATTAAACGAAATCAGCAGGAAGTGGATATTGCTCATTTGCTATATACGCTCATTCATCAGCAAGATGGTATTGCTCCTCGCATATTAGATCATTTACATATAGATCATCAATCTTTTCAGCAGCAGGTAAATCAATTGCTTGCGAAAAAACCAGCCGTTACAGGAAGTGGTGCTGAAGCAGGGAAGGTTTATATTACGAATAAACTTCAGCAGCTGTTTGTTAAAGCTCAAGAAGAAGCATCTCGTTTGCAAGATGATTACGTTTCAGTTGAGCACATCTTTTTAGCATTAGCACAGGAACCGTCTTCTAGTGAATATGGCAAGTTATTTTCAAGTCACGGTATAACAAAAAAAGCTCTGCAAGATGTGCTTACCAGCCTTCGAGGAAATCAGCGAATTACAAGTCAAAATCCCGAAGTCACATATGAAGCGTTAGCTAAATATGGAAGAGACTTAGTAGCAGAAGTACGAGCAGGCAACATTGATCCAGTCATTGGACGAGACGGAGAAATTCGCCGCGTTATCCGCATTTTATCGCGAAAAACAAAAAACAATCCAGTTTTGATAGGAGAACCTGGCGTTGGTAAAACAGCGATTGTTGAAGGTCTAGCACAGCGTATTGTTCGCCGAGATGTGCCTGAAGGATTAAAAGATAAAACCATCTTTTCATTAGATATGGGAGCTTTAGTAGCAGGAGCGAAATTCAGGGGAGAATTTGAAGAGCGTTTAAAAGCTGTTCTTCAAGAAGTTAAGAAAAGCAACGGTCAAATTCTTTTATTCATTGATGAGCTTCATACAATCGTTGGAGCAGGCCGTACGGATGGAGCGATGGATGCAGGGAACATTTTAAAACCAATGCTTGCTAGAGGAGAACTTCACTGTATAGGAGCTACAACTCTTGATGAGTATCGTCAGTATATTGAAAAAGATCCAGCGCTTGAAAGACGCTTTCAACAGGTACTGGTTGAAGAACCTTCCGTAGAAGATACAATCTCTATTTTACGTGGTTTAAAAGAACGATTTGAAATTCATCACGGCGTGAATATTCACGACCGAGCGATTGTTTCAGCAGCGGTTATGTCTGATCGTTATATATCAGATCGCTTTTTACCTGATAAAGCAATTGATTTAATTGATGAAGCATGCGCAACTATTCGAACAGAAATTGATTCGATGCCATCAGAATTAGATGAAGTTACACGACGTGTCATGCAGCTTGAAATTGAAGAAGCGGCATTAAGTAAAGAAACAGATCAAGCAAGCATCACAAGGTTAGAGGCAATTCGAAAAGAAGTCTCTGATTTAAGAGAACGTGCAGATACAATGAAGCTGCAGTGGGAAAAAGAAAAGCAGTCGATTCAAACGGTGCAAGATGTCCGGGAGCAGCTTGAAAAAGCGAAGCGAGACCTAGAAGAAGCTGAAGGGAAATATGATTTAAATAAAGCAGCTGAACTTCGCCACGGACGCATTCCAGCTCTTGAAAAAGAACTAAAACAGCTGGAAGAAACAGCTGCTGAAAAAGCACAAGAAAACCGTTTGTTAAGAGAAGAAGTAACAGAAGAAGAAATTGCTGAAATTGTAGGAAGATGGACGGGAATTCCGGTATCAAAACTAGTTGAAGGGGAAAGAGAAAAGCTGTTGAAGCTTGAGTCAATTTTACAGCAGCGTGTGATTGGACAAGATGAAGCTGTATCCTTAGTGACGGATGCTGTGATTCGCGCACGGGCAGGCATTAAAGACCCGAACCGTCCGATTGGGTCATTTATTTTCCTAGGACCTACCGGAGTAGGAAAAACGGAGCTAGCCAAAACGCTGGCACATTCTTTATTTGACAGTGAAGAACAAATGGTTCGTATTGATATGTCTGAGTACATGGAAAAGCATGCGGTCTCTAGGCTTATAGGAGCGCCTCCTGGCTATGTAGGATACGAAGAAGGCGGCCAGCTAACGGAAGCGGTGAGACGCAAGCCTTATTCAGTCGTTTTGTTAGATGAAATTGAAAAAGCCCATCCCGAAGTATTTAATGTGCTCCTTCAAATACTAGATGATGGAAGAGCAACAGATTCAAAAGGAAAAGTCATTGATTTTAAAAATACAGTTATTATTATGACGTCGAATATCGGTTCTCAATTTTTATTAGACGGTTTAACAAGTGAAGGCGAGATTACTGAAAAAGCCAGAGAGCAAGTGATGGCTCAATTAAGACAGCATTTTCGTCCAGAATTCTTAAATCGAGTAGACGACACGATTTTATTCAAACCGCTAACTGTTCATGAAGTAAAAGGGATTATTGATAAGCTATTGGTTCAGCTTGAAAAGCGTTTATCCGATCGTCATATTTCGTTAACGTTAACAGAAGAAGCAAAAAATTATATTGCAGCCTCCGGATTTGATCCGGTATACGGAGCTCGCCCTTTAAAAAGGTTTATTCAAAAATATATTGAAACAAAAATTGCCAGAGAATTAATTGCAGGGCAAATTGAAGATTATAGTCAAGTGACAGTTGATGTAAAAGATGATGAGTTTGTTGTCAGCGTATAA
- a CDS encoding helix-turn-helix domain-containing protein: MLSHFQAQEYSTYAYRFLESRTNEVAQLWSVGWDEVFSPLYNWSGNQRKDVGKYIFQYTVSGYGMIEIDGKEYKVDAGKAFIVNIPGNYRYYLPKESENWEFIFLTLYGDEVQKCWDYIQSTHSPVIRFHPESAPVQLLAQIYKRASEKHIADPFHASSLSYRFVMELYQYIKSMDSFTEDWPESIISSILFARNHYHEEIGPDEMADAAHLSRYHFSRLFKQTTGITPIQYLTKLRIQKAAELLHQTKYSIEEIAENVGYANANYLTKVFRKTTNMTPGQYRKSDASIDEHFALPK, from the coding sequence TTGCTCTCACATTTCCAAGCTCAAGAATATTCAACGTACGCATACAGGTTTTTAGAATCCCGCACAAATGAAGTTGCGCAGCTATGGTCGGTTGGATGGGATGAAGTGTTCTCTCCCCTTTATAACTGGAGCGGAAACCAGCGAAAAGATGTAGGAAAATATATTTTTCAATACACTGTTTCTGGGTACGGGATGATTGAAATAGATGGAAAAGAATATAAAGTGGATGCTGGAAAAGCATTCATCGTCAATATACCTGGAAATTATCGCTATTACTTACCAAAGGAAAGTGAAAACTGGGAGTTTATTTTTCTTACATTATACGGAGATGAAGTACAAAAATGCTGGGATTATATTCAGTCAACCCACTCCCCTGTAATTCGATTTCACCCTGAATCAGCACCTGTTCAGCTGCTTGCTCAAATATATAAGCGGGCAAGTGAAAAACATATAGCAGATCCATTTCATGCCTCAAGCTTATCTTACCGCTTTGTAATGGAGCTGTATCAATATATTAAAAGCATGGATAGTTTTACAGAGGATTGGCCTGAAAGTATCATTAGCTCTATTTTATTTGCCCGTAATCATTATCATGAAGAAATCGGTCCGGATGAAATGGCAGATGCAGCTCATTTATCTCGCTATCATTTTAGCCGGTTATTCAAACAAACGACTGGGATTACGCCGATTCAATACTTAACGAAGCTTCGCATTCAAAAAGCGGCCGAGCTATTGCATCAAACCAAGTACTCAATCGAAGAAATTGCTGAAAACGTCGGCTATGCAAATGCCAATTATTTAACAAAAGTATTTCGCAAAACGACCAATATGACACCCGGGCAGTATCGAAAAAGTGATGCATCCATTGATGAGCACTTTGCATTGCCAAAATAA
- a CDS encoding YjzC family protein — MGQNRHFTPGQKAPNNGVYIEIGETGSNVNNPQKVKLKAGERFPETANDDRHWTYMRKP; from the coding sequence ATGGGACAAAATCGTCATTTCACACCGGGTCAAAAAGCTCCTAATAACGGAGTGTATATTGAAATTGGTGAAACAGGAAGTAACGTAAATAATCCTCAAAAGGTTAAATTAAAAGCAGGAGAGCGTTTTCCAGAGACGGCCAACGATGATCGCCACTGGACGTACATGCGTAAGCCTTAA